The Deltaproteobacteria bacterium genomic sequence CTGGCGGCGCTGGCCCCCTATCCCCTGCTCCTGCTGGTGGTGCGCCGCTTCTCCTGGCGCCTCTTCCGCCAGTCCCGCGCGGTCCAGGAGAGCCTGGGCACCCTCTCGACCTTCGTGCAGGAGAACCTCGCCGGCCAGCAGGTGGTGAAGGCCTACAACCTGCAGGAGGAGATGAAGGAGCGCTTCGCCGGCCGCAACCAGCACCTCCTCGAGCGCAGCCTGGATCTGGCCTTCACCCGCGGGGCGATGGTCCCCATCTTCGGCCTGATCACCGGCCTCGAGACCCTGGTCGTGCTCTGGTTGGGGGGCAGCGCGGTCATCGACGGGCGGATCACCCTCGGGGCCCTGGTGGCCTTCAACGGCTACCTCGCCCACCTCACCTGGCCCACCATCGCCCTGGGCTGGATGCTCTCGGTCTGGCAGCGGGGGCTGAGCGCGATGGAGCGCCTCAACGAGATCTTCACCGCCGAGCCCACCTTGCGGGACCGGGACCCCGTCGCCCTCGAGGCCATCGAGGGGAGCCTCGAGGCCCGGGGGCTCTCCTTCACCTACCCCGGGGCCGAGGGCCCGGCCCTCACGGGGCTCTCCTTCCGCCTCGAGCGCGGGCATCGCCTGGGCATCGTCGGCCCCACCGGCAGCGGCAAGTCGACCCTGGTCGACCTCCTCCCCCGCCTGGCGGAGGTACCCCGGGGCCAGCTCTTCGTGGACGGCATCGACATCAACGATCTGCCGCTGAGCCTGCTGCGCCGCTCGGTGGGCTACGCCCCCCAGGAGCCCTTCCTCTTCTCCGACACCCTCCACGCCAACATCGCCTTCGCCCGCCCCGAGGCCAGCCGCGAGGAGGTCGAGCGGGCGGCGCGCCTGGCGGCGATCCACGAGGACATCGCCAGCTTCCCGGAGGGCTACGAGACGTTGGTGGGAGAGCGGGGCGTGACCCTCTCCGGTGGTCAGCGGCAGCGGGTGGCCCTGGCCCGGGCGATCCTCAAGGATCCGGCGGTGCTGATCCTCGACGACTCCCTCTCCTCGGTGGACGCCGACACCGAGGCCCGGATCCTCTCGGGCCTCGAGGAGGTCCTCGCCGGGCGAACGAGCGTCGTCGTCAGCCACCGGCTGGTGGCGGTGATGGAGTGCGAGACGATCCTGGTCCTCGAGGAGGGCCGGCTCGCGGCGGTGGGGGACCACGCGACCCTGCTCGAGCGCTCCGGCTTCTACGCCGAGCTCTGGCGGCGGCAGCGCCTCGAGTCGAGCCTGCAGGCGCTGGCCGCCGATGCCCTGGGAGATGGCGCCGATGTCGCTTGACTCCCTCCGCGGCCTCGAGGACGAGCCCGTCCTCGGCAAGGCCTACGACGCCCGCCTGATCCGGCGCCTCTGGCGCTACGTACTGCCCTACCGCCAGCGCTTCGCCCTGGTGATGCTGCTCATCCCGGTGGCCTCGGCGGCGCAGCTGGCGCAGCCCTACCTGCTGAAGATCGCCATCGACGAGCACATCGCGGTGGGCAAGCTGGAGGGGCTGGGCCTGCTGGCCGGCGCGCTGATCGCCGCGCTCGTGGTGCAGCTGATGGTCACCTTCGCCGAGCTCTACCAGCTGCAGGCCCTCGGCGTGCGCTCGACGAACGATCTTCGGATGCACGTCTTCTCCAAGGTGCAGCGCCTGCCCCAGCGCACCTTCCACCAGGTGCCCCTCGGCCGGCTGATGACCCGGATGACCAACGACATCGAGAACATCACCGAGATGTTCGCCGGGGGCGTGGTCACGATGATCGCCGACTTCGTCACCCTCCTGGGCATCGTGGCGGTGATGCTCTGGATCGACTGGAAGCTGGCCCTGATCTCCTTCGCCGTCGTCCCGCCGCTGGCCTTCCTGGTGAACGCCTTCCGACTCCGGGCCCGGGAGGCCTTCCGGCTGACCCGCTCCCTGGTCTCGCGGATCAACACCTACCTGCAGGAGAACCTCTCCGGCATGAGCGTCGTGCAGGCCTTCGTGCGGGAGAAGCACAACCTGGGGGTCTTCCGGCGGCTCAACGGCGACTACCGGGACGCCTACTTCCTGGCCATCCGCTACGACGCGCTCCTCTACTCCGTGGTGGAGATGATCGGCTCGGTGGCCGTGGCCGGCATCGTCTGGTACGCGGCCGGCGACATCGCCTCGGGGGTCCTCACCTTCGGGGTGCTGGTGGCCTTCGTGGAGTACATCCAGAAGTTCTTCATCCCCATCCGGGACCTCTCGGCGAAGTACACCGTGATGCAGTCGGCCATGGCCTCGGCCGAGCGGGTCTTCGGTCTCCTCGACGCCGAGGTCGCGCCGGGCGGAGCGCTGGAGTCCCTCCCGCCCCTCGCCGACGCCCTGCGCTTCGAGGGCGTGAGCTACAGCTACGACGGCCGGGAGCGGGTGCTCCGCGGGGTCGATCTCGAGGTCCGCAAGGGCGAGCGGGTGGCCCTGGTGGGCGCCACCGGCTCCGGCAAGAGCACCCTCGTCCGCCTGCTGTTGCGCCTCTACGAGCCCGGCGGACCGCTCGCCCAGGGGACGATCACCTTCGACGGACGGGACATCCGCGAGCTCGACCCTCGCTCCCTGCGCTCCCACTTCGCGGTGGTGCTGCAGGACGCCTTCCTCTTCCAGGGGACCCTGGCGGAGAACATAACGCTGGGCGAGGAGACCTTCACCCCGGAGGAGATCGCCGCCGCGGCTCGCGGCGCCCGGGTCGACGCCCTGGCGGCGCGTCGCAGCGAGGGGCTGCAGGCGGCCGTGGACGAGCGCGGCTCGAACCTCTCGGCGGGGGAGCGGCAGCTGGTCGCCTTCGCCCGGGCCCTGATCCGGGATCCCGAGATCCTCGTCCTCGACGAGGCCACCGCCAGCGTGGACAGCGAGACCGAGGCCCTCCTGCAGGAGGCGATGGAGACCCTCCTCGAGGACCGCACCGCGATCATCATCGCCCACCGCCTCTCCACCATCGAGCGGGCGGACCGGGTGGTGGTGCTCCATCAGGGCCGGGTGGTCGAGGAGGGACCCCACGCCGAGCTGCTGGCCCGCGGGGGCTACTACGCACGGCTCTACGAGTTGCAGTATGGAGGGGGCACGGAGACGAGCTCGAGGACGACATGATCGAAGGACATCGGAACCCGGTCCCCACGGTGGACGTGATCATCGAGCTCGGCGCCGAGCGGAAGATCGTGCTCATCGAGCGCAAGAACGAGCCCCACGGCTGGGCGATCCCCGGCGGCTTCGTCGACTACGGCGAGCGGCTGCCCGACGCCGCCCGGCGGGAGGCGAAGGAGGAGACGGGGCTCACCGTCGAGCTCGAGTGCCTGCTGGGGGTCTACTCCGATCCCGCCCGCGACCCCCGCCTCCACACCGTCAGCGCGGTCTACGTCGGCCGGGCCGAGGGCGAGCCGGTGGCCGACGACGACGCGGCCTCCCTCGCGCTCTTCCCGGCCGAGGCGCTGCCCGCCCAGCTCTGCTTCGACCATCGGCAGATCCTCGACGACTACCTCGCCTGGCGCGAGCGGGGGGAGCTGCCTCGGCCATGAGCGCCCTGAACGATCGGCTGATGGCCCTGCTCGAGGCCGGCCCCCTCCCGGAAGGCGAGGGGTGGGGTGCGCTGGTGCGGCTGCGGGACGAGGGCGGCGAGCCCCTGGGCTTCGCCGGCCGCCTGCAGGGGGGCGCGGAGCTCCGGGCGACCGTGGCCGAGGCCGGCCGCCTGGCCCTCGAGGCCGACGCCCGCTTCGGCGCGGCCGGGCGCGAGGGCGCGATCGACGCGATCGAGCTCTACCTCGTGCGCGAGGGCGAGCAGGTGAGCGAGGCCGCGCCCCTGCTGCCGGGGGAGGGCGTGCACGTCGTGGGCGGCCACCGCCGGGCGGTCTACCTCTCCCCCCCCGGTCACTCGCCGGTGGAGGTGCTGCGGGGCGGCTGCATCGCCGCCGGGCTCCACCCGAAGTCCTGGGAGGACGAGGCGGGGCCCCGGATCACGCGCCTGACCGTCCACCGCCTGGGCTGATCCGGCTTCCAGGCCTGGCAGCGCGGCGCCGCGAGCGGTAGCATGAGCCCATGCTCAAGAAGGCAGCGGTCCTCTCGGGGGTGTTGTGGGTAGTGGGCTGCGGGTCGCCGACCATCAACGTCGTCGACCCCCTGGCGGTGGTGAACTGGTCGCCCCACGACGGCGCCACCTGCATCGATCCCGACTGGCCGGGGCTGACCCTCTCGGTCTGCCTCTCCCAGGCCCTCGACCCGGCCTCGGCCGGCTCGAACGTGAGCCTCCAGACCGTGGACGCCGCCGGCGCACCCGCGGGCGCCGTCAGCGCCACCGTGGCGCTGGCCTCGGGGGACGCCGCCTGCGCCCAGCTCACCGGCTTCACCCTCGATCCCGACACCGAGTACGCCATCGTCCTCGCCTCGGCCCTCGCCGCCGAGGACGGCACCGAGCTCGGCCACCAGCTGATCTCGCGCTTCCGGACCCGCGACGCGAGCTGTCCCTAGGATCGACACCCTCCGACGGTCCTTCTCCCCCGGGCACTTCCGGAGGGGAGAGGGTGCCTCCGAAGCGGAGAGGGGCGTCGCTCTTCTCCAGGGGGGAGACCTCGGTGCGAATCTTGTTGGTGACGCCTGAGAACCGGTTCGTGAAGGCCTTCAGGCGAGGCCAGCTCAACAACTTCGCTCAGCTGACCATGCCCTACCTGGCGGGCTTCGTGGGGCCCGGCCACCAGGTGACCCTCGTCGACGAATACAACGACACCGTCGATCTCGAGGGCCGGTGGGATCTCGTGGCGATCACCTGCAACACGCCCAACGCCCGGCACGTCTACCAGCTCTCGGCGGAGCTCCGGTCACGCGGCAGCACGGTGGTCCTCGGTGGGCCGCACGTGTCGCTGCTCCCCGACGAGGCGGCCGAGCACGCCGACGCCATCGTGGTCGGTGAGGCCGAGCATACCTGGCCCGAGCTCCTCCGCGACGCAGAGCGGGGTCGGCTCGCCCGGATCTACCGCTCGGAAGAGGCTCCCTCGCTCGAGGGTCTCCCCATCGCCCGGAGGGACCTGATCCGCCGGCGCCCCCTCCTCGGTTGCACGATCATCGCGACGAGGGGGTGCCCCCACCGGTGCCGGTACTGCAACCTGCGCCAGATCTACCACGACGCCCTGCGCTTCCGTCCGGTCGCCGAGGTCGTCGAGGAGGTGCGCGGGTTCCGCTCGCCCTTCTTCGCCTTCTGGGACGACCAGCTCTTCATGAATCGCACCTATGCGCAGCGTCTCTTCCAGGCGCTCGAGGGGCTCGGGCGCCGCTGGGCAGCGATGGTCACTCCGGCTAGCGCGCAGGACGACCAACTGCTGGCGGCGGCGGCCCGGGCCGGCTGCAGCTGCCTCTTCCTCGGGCTCGAGTCCATCTCGACCGGCAGCCTGAAGGGCGTGGGCAAGGGCTTCAACCGGGTCGTCGACTATGGTGACATCGTCGGACGCATCCACCGTCACGGCCTCCTCGCGCAGGCCGGGATCGTGTTCGGTTTCGACGGGGACGATCCTGGCATCTTCGAGAGGACGCTGGATGAGGCCCGCCGGATCGGGATCGATGGGGCGACGGTGAGCATCCTCACGCCCTTCCCCGGGAGCCCGCTCTTCGAGGAGCTCGAGAGCGAGGGGCGCCTGCTCACGCACGACTGGAGCTACTTCAACGGGAAGACGGCGGTCACCTTCCGGCCCCGGAGGATGGACCCCGCCCAGCTCTGGGAGGGGTACCGGTGGTTCCGTCGGCGCTTCTTCTCCCGCCGGGAGATCCTGCGCCGCTGCCGTCGCTCGGGGGTGAGCCCCCTGACGTCCCTGGCGCTCAACTGGGGCTACCGGCGGACCCTCACCAGCGAGATCCCCGGCCACCCCCTCCCCGGCTCCGCGCCTCGGCCGAGGGGAGAGGGGAAAACGGAGCTCGGGTGACACCTCCGGGGCGCCGCGGTGTTCCAGGGGGTGAACACCAACCCCCTGGAGGTCGCCATGCGCCTGCTCACCACCCTGCTCACCCTGACCGCTCTGCTCACCTCTGGCTGCGTCGTCCTCAACGGCGACGGTCACCCGATCGAGGAGCTCCGTCCCCTGCCGACCTTCACCGCCCTGGAGAACCGCTCCTTCCTGGAGGTGAGCCTCGAGAAGGGGCCCGGCGGCGAGGCCCGCGTCCGCTGCGACAGCAACCTGCTCGGGCACCTCGAGACCTTCGTCGAGGGTGACACCTTCGTCATCCAGATGGAGCCGGGCTTCACGGTCGGCCGCCACTCGGGCTGCACCCTCGAGGTCGCCACCCCCCGCCTCTCCTCGGTCACCTCCATGGGCTCCGGGAACGTCTCGGTCTGCGGTGCCCACCCCGACTTCCGGCGGGCCGCCTCGACCGGCAGCGGCGACCTGGAGATCTGTGGCGTCGAGGGCGACCGGATCGAGGTCTCCTCCAGCGGCTCCGGGGAGGTCTTCATCGGCGAGCTGATCGCTCCCGAGGTCGTGATCTTCCACTCGGGCTCCGGTGGCGTCCGCATCGAGGGCAGCACCGACGAGCTCCGGGTGGACAGCTCGGGCTCGGGCGCAACCGAGACCTTCGCGCTGCCCTGCCGGACGGCGCGGGTCCAGGCCACCGGCTCGGGCACCGTCGAGGTGAGCGCCTCCGAGTCCGTCAGCGGCAACCTCACCGGCTCCGGCGACCTGCGCGTGCGCGGCGGCGCCACGGTGCAGGTTGGCACTTCCGGCTCCGGCCGGGTGATCCACGAGTAGCCCACGCCCGACACCGGGCATCCTCGAGGGTAGCCGGAGGGATCCGGTCACCCTCGACGCGTCGGTGAGCTCGGAAGGGTCAGTAGACCGGCTTGAGCCCGAAGGCCGTCGTCTTCGCCCGGCTGAAGACCTTCAGGGCCTTCATGAAGAGCCGGCGGGTCTTCGAGTCGACCTTCGCGATCTCCTCCCGGGGCATCGCGTCGACCTTGCGGAGGATGTCGGCGAAGGCCGCGGCCATCCGGGTCAGGCGCTCCTCGTCGACCCAGCGGATGTTGTCGTCGTTGGTCAACAGGTAGACGGGGTTGCTGATGCAGTTGATCACCGGCACCCCCGCCTCCCACCAGTCACCGCCGTCGGTGGGCGGGTAGTCGCCCAGCGGTCCCTCGGCGGGCAGCGCCACGACCCGGGAGAGCTCCCGGGACGCCATGGCCTGCATCACCGCGTCGGTGACCGCCCGGTTGAAGGGCACGAAGACCCCGGTGGCCTCCGGCTTGCCGCTGTCCACCAGGGTGCCCCGCTTGTTCTCGATCGCCTCCCGGGCGATGTGCTCGATGCTGATCTCCAGCACCACGTCCGGCAGGAGGTCCTCGCGGTGCTTCTCGATGAAGGTCCGGGTGCCGATCGAGCCGTAGAAGTGCCCGGCCGAGAGCAGGATCACCAGCCGGCGCTTCAGATCGCGAGACTTCGCGAAGTGCCCGGCCAGCGCCAGCACCACCGCCACGCCGCTGGCGTCCTCCACCGGGGAGACGAAGGGGGCGTCGTGGTGACAGGAGAGGACGATGGTCTCCCCGCTCTGCCCCGGGACCTCGGCCACCAGGTTGTGGGTGAGGGCCTCCTCCCGCTTGCCGGTGAGGGTGAGCTTCGCCGCGGCGCCGGCGCGGGCGGCCTCGATGAGCGCGGCGCCCTCCGCCCGCCCGATCCAGAGGCCGGGCAGCGGCTTGTCGAGGATGTCCGCCTCCCGGAAGCCGTAGGGGGCGTACATCTCGGCGCTGCCCCCCGGCTGGTCGACCAGCACGCCCACGAAGCCGGCGGCGCCCTTGCGGGCAGCCAGGTGGTAGAGGTGCCAGCCCAGCCGCACCCAGGTGGCGGGGTGCTTCACCTCGGCCAAGCTGTCGTCCGGGTCGTGGACGCCCGAGGCGATCTTCAGGAGCATCGCCACGTCGAGCTCGGGGAAGCCGATCTCGGCCACCACGATGGCGCCTCGCCAGTCGCCCCGCTGGAAGAGCTTGTGCCGGTCGGCGAAGACCAGCCGACCGCTGACGCCGGTGTCGGGGGTGAAGGCGGTGAAGGGGATGGGGAAGCCCTTCAGGGAGAGCTTCTCGTCGTTGGCGCCCACCTCCAGGCCCCAGCGCTCCGCCTTGGAGTGGACGACCGGGATCGGCTCCCGCCGGACCCGCTCCAGGCCGAGGCTGCCGAGGGTGGCCATCAGCAGGTCCTCGTTGGTGCGTCCCGCGGGGCTGCCGGCCCGGCGGGGCCCGAGCCCGATCTGCTGGAGGATCCAGCGCCGCATCTGCTCCCGGTCGAAGTCCATCGTGTCCCTCGGCAGTCTACCCCGTCCCGGACCTGGCGCCTTCGCCGGGCGCGGCCCTCGCTCCCGGCCTATCTTCCGCCCACGCCCCCGGAAAGTGAATCGAGGAATGAGCGAGCCCCCCCTGCGGGATCAAGAGATCGTCCTGGCCCTGCTGCGTCACGAGTGGGAGCGCCTGGAGGAGGAGCACTTGCGGATGCTCCAGCTCTTCCGGGCCCTGGAGGCGGCCCTCGATCGGGAGGGCGCGCTGGACGCGCTCGCCTCCCTGGAGCGCTGGCTGGGTCACCACTTCGACCACGAGGAGCGCCCCGGCGGCCTCTACGACGCGGTCGCCGCGCTGGCGGCCCCGCAGCGGGAGGCGGCGGCGGGCACCCTGGCCGAGCACCGGACCCTCGTCGAGTTGATGGAGAGGATCCGCCTCTCCCTGGAGGCCGAGCTGGAGGCGAACCCGGCGCAGATCGGCGAGCTCACGATGCAGCTCGGCCGCCTGCTCCGCGAGCACGAGGGACACGAGCGCCGCCTGGTCGCGGTGGTCCTCGGGCCGGACCCCGGCGGGGACCCGGAGCTCCCCTAGCCCCTCCGCCGCTCAGCCGGCGAGCAGAGCCGCGTAGAGCCGCGCGGCCTCGACGGTCTCGGAGAGCGAGACGTGCTCGTCGGGGCGGTGGGCGACCTCCAGGGCTCCGGGGCCGCAGATGACCGGGAGGGTGCCGGCCTCGAAGAGGACCGGGCCATCGGAGTGGGAGCGGAACGCCCCGAGCTCCGGGGGCCGCCCGAGCGCGGCGAGGGCCTGGCGCAGGACCTCGAGGCGGGCGTCTCCTTCGCTGGTGGGCCAGCCGCCGGCCCAGAAGACCTCGGACTCCTCGAGCGAGCAGCCCGGGTGATCGGCGAGGACCCTGCGCCGGGCCTCCTCGATCCGGGCGCGCAGCGGGCCGTCGTCGATCCCCGGCGGCAGGTGGAGGTCGAGCACGGCCTCGCAGCCGTCGGCCACCACGAAGAGCTCGCCGCCACCGGAGATGCGCCGGACGTTCACCCCGGCGCCCTCGATGGTGGAGGTGAGCCGGAGGATCTCCCGCACCCAGTCCACCGTGGCGTGGATGGCGTTGGCGCCCTCCTCGGGGACCGCGGCGTGGGCCCGGGTGCCCTGACCCACCAGGGTCAGCTCCAGGAAGCCGTAGTGGCCGGGGCAGGGCAGGAGGCTGGTCGGCTCTCCGATCACGGTGAGGGGGGCGTCGAGCTCCCCGGCCCGCAGGAGGGCCTCGGCGCCGTCCCCGCTCTCCTCCTCGCCGACGAGGAGGGCGAGCAGCACGCCGCCCTGATCCTCGCCCGGCAGGCCGGCGGCCAGGAGGCAGCGCAGCGCCTCGACCATCGCCACGCAGCCCGAGCGCATGTCGGCCGCGCCGAGGCCCCAGAGCAGATCGCCCTCGCGCCGCACCTCGCGGGGCTCCTCGGGATCGATGGTGTCGAGGTGACCCACCAGGGCGATGCGGGCAGGGCGGGCGCCGAGCCGCACCAGCAGGTTGGAGCGGCCGGGGGTCACCGGCTGGCGCCGCACCGGCGCGCCGATGCTCCGCAGCGCCGCCTCGAAGAGATCGACCGTGGGCCCCTCGGCGCCGCTGGGGCCCTCCACCCGCAGGGCGGCCTCCAGGAGGTGCTCGACCCTCCCCGGATCGACCGCTCTCCAGGGTTCGTTCATCGAGGGGGCTTCCTGCCCCTCCGGGCCCCTTTCTGCTCCTTCTCCGCGCGCCGGCGGGCGTAGGAGGGGTGGGTCTTGAGGTTCCGGGAGAGGTAGACGTGGGCCTGGGGGTTGCCGAAGCCGGCGTCCTCGAAGAAGCGCACCGCCGTGACGTTGTCGGGATCGGTGTCGACGAGCATCATCCGGGCGCCCTGCTCGATGAAGATCTCGGTGAGCGCGTCGAGGAGGCGGCGGCCCACTCGCTCCTTGCGGCTGCGCGGCCGGACGGCGATCCAGGTGAGCCAGCCGTAGGCCCAGGGGCCTCCCCGCTTCTCGAGGAGGGTGCCCAGCACGAAGCCCACGATGCGGCCCTTCTCGTTCTCGGCGACCAGGCAGCTCTCGGAGTCCGAGGCGAAGGCCAGGGCCAGATCGAACTCGTCCCAGGTCCGGTGCAGGCTCGGCCAGGCCTCGGCGGTGAACACGCGCTCGCCGAGGTCGTAGACCTCGGGCAAGTCCTCCAGGGTCATCTCGCGGATCTCGATGGACATCGGCGCAGAGGATCCGTCCGCGCCGCGGGCCGCGCAAGCGGAAACTCGACCCGAGGGCGCTCTTCAGCAGGCCTGCCCGCAGCAGTGCCCGCTCGACCAGGCCCACTGCAGGTTGTGGCCGCCCAGCTGCCCGGTCACGTCGACGCACTCGCCGATGAGGTGGAGGCCCGGGACCTTCTTCGCCTCGAAGGTCCTCTGGGAGAGCTCGTCGGTGTCGATGCCGCCCCGGGTGACCTCGGCGCTGCGGTAGCCCTCGGTGCCCGCCGGCAGGAGCCTCCAGCGCTGGAAGGCGGCCGCGACCGCCTCCAGCCGGGCGTTGCTCTGTTGACCCACCTCACCCGTGAGGCTCCAGTGGGCACAGAGGGCCCGCGCCAGGCGCTTGCTCATCCCCTCTCCGAGGCAGCGCTCGAGGCTCCAGCGGGGGTGCTCGTCGCGCAGGCGCCTCAGGTCGGCCGCGAGGTCCGCCCCGGGGAGCAGGTCGATCTCCACCTCGCTGCCCGGGGTCCAGAAGGAGCTGATCTGCAGCACCGCCGGTCCGGAGAGGCCCCGGTGGGTGAAGAGGAGGCTCTCCTCGAAGCTCCGGCCGGCGCAGCGGATCCTCGCCGGCTGGGAGACCCCCGAGAGCTCCTGCAGGGGCTCGAGCAGCTCGGGGGGCAGGGTGAAGGGCACGAGGGCCGCGCGCCGCTCGACCAGGCGCAGGCCGAAGCTCTGCGCCAGGTCGTAGGCGAAGCCGGTCGCGCCGGCCTTCGGGATCGAGAGCCCCCCGGTGGCCACCACCACCGCCTCGGCCTCCACGGCGCCCCGGGAGGTCTCCACCCGGAAACCGGGGCTGCGCGCCGCGACCGCGCCGATGGTGACCCCGGTCTCGATCCGGACCCCGGCCCAGCCGGCCTCGGTGAGGAGCATCTCCAGGATCTCGCGGGCGGAGCCGTCGCAGAAGAGCTGCCCGGGCGCCTTCTCGTGGTGGGCGATGCCGTGGCGCTCCACCATCTCCAGGAAGTCCCGGGGACCGAAGCGGGAGAGGGCCGAGCGGCAGAAGTGGGGGTTCTCGGAGAGGAAGTGCTCCGGCGTCGAGTGGAGGTGGGTGAAGTTGCAGCGCCCGCCCCCCGAGATCAGCAGCTTCCTCCCCACCTTCGTGGTGTGCTCCAGGAGCAGGACCGAGCGGCCCCGGTAGCCGGCGGTGAGGGCGCACATCAGGCCCGAGGCGCCCGCGCCGATCACGATCACATCCGTCCTGGGGGGAAGCTGGCTCATCGTTCTCTTCGGCGGGCACCCTCGCCGCCACGACCATCGCCCGTGACTACCTTTCGCCGTAGACTGCGGGCCCTGTAAACGGGGGCCTCAACCGGCCGCACTCCAAGGAGAGAGACATGCCCGAGTTCCACTACCAGGACCCCTTCCCGCTGGCCAAGGACGAGACCGAGTATCGCAAGCTCGAGGGCTCGGAGAAGTACGTCTCGGTCGTCGACTTCGACGGCCAGGAGATCGTGAAGGTCGACCCCGAGGCGCTGACCGTGCTCGCCAACACCGCGATGCGCGACGTCTCGTTCCAGCTGCGCCCCGCCCACAACGAGTCGGTGGCGAAGATCCTGAGCGATCCCGAGGCGTCGAGCAACGACAAGGGCGTGGCCATCGCGTTCCTGCGCAACGCCGAGATCGCCGCCAACTTCGAGCTGCCCATCTGCCAGGACACCGGCACCGCCACGATCATCGCCAAGAAGGGACAGCAGATCTGGACCGGCGTGAAGGACGAGGAGTTCCTCTCGAAGGGGGTCTTCAAGACCTACACCGAGGAGAACCTGCGCTACAGCCAGACCGTGGCGCTGGACATGTACACGGAGAAGAACACCGGCACGAACCTCCCGGCCCAGATCGACATCGCGGCCACCGAGGGGGACGCCTACAAGTTCCTCTTCATGGCCAAGGGCGGCGGCTCGGCCAACAAGAGCATGCTCTACCAGAAGACCAAGGCGCTCCTGAACCCGGAGTCGCTCGAGGCCTTCCTGGTCGAGCAGATGAAGTACCTGGGCACCGCCGCCTGCCCGCCCTACCACATCGCCTTCGTCATCGGCGGTAACTCGGCCGACGCCAACCTCAAGGCCGTGAAGCTCGCGAGCACGAAGGAGCTCGACGGCCTGCCGACGACCGGCAACGAGCACGGCCGGGCCTTCCGGGACATCGAGCTCGAGCAGCGCCTGCTGAAGGCCGCCTATGGGCTGGGCATCGGCGCGCAGTTCGGCGGGAAGTACTTCGCCCACGACGTGCGAGTCATCCGCCTGCCGCGCCACGGCGCCTCCTGCCCGGTGGGGATGGCGGTCTCCTGCTCGGCCGACCGCAACGTGAAGGCCAAGATCACCCGGGACGGCCTCTTCATCGAGCAGCTCGACACCAACCCGGCCCGCCTGATCCCCGAGGAGTACCGGGGCAAGCACGGCCACGGCACCCCCATCGATCTCGACCGGCCGATGAGCGAGATCCTGGCCGAGCTCGACAAGCTCAAGGTCGGTGACGCCCTGCTCCTCTCGGGGACCATCGTCGTGGGCCGCGACATCGCCCACGCGAAGTTCAAGGCGCTCCTCGACGAGGGCAAGCCGCTGCCCGACTACCTGAAGAACCACCCGATCTACTACGCCGGCCCCGCCAAGACGCCGAAGGGCAAGGCCTCGGGCTCCTTCGGGCCGACCACCGCCAACCGCATGGACTCCTATGTCGACCTGCTGCAGTCGAAGGGCGGCTCGATGGTGATGATCGCCAAGGGCAACCGCTCGGCGCAGGTCACCGAGGCCTGCCAGAAGCACGGCGGCTTCTACCTCGGCTCGATCGGCGGCCCGGCCGCGGTCCTCGCCGAGGAGAACATCAAGAAGGTCGAGTGCATCGACTACCCCGAGCTCGGCATGGAGGCCGTCTGGAAGATCGAGGTCGTCGACTTCCCGGCCTTCATCCTGGTCGACAAC encodes the following:
- a CDS encoding radical SAM protein produces the protein MKAFRRGQLNNFAQLTMPYLAGFVGPGHQVTLVDEYNDTVDLEGRWDLVAITCNTPNARHVYQLSAELRSRGSTVVLGGPHVSLLPDEAAEHADAIVVGEAEHTWPELLRDAERGRLARIYRSEEAPSLEGLPIARRDLIRRRPLLGCTIIATRGCPHRCRYCNLRQIYHDALRFRPVAEVVEEVRGFRSPFFAFWDDQLFMNRTYAQRLFQALEGLGRRWAAMVTPASAQDDQLLAAAARAGCSCLFLGLESISTGSLKGVGKGFNRVVDYGDIVGRIHRHGLLAQAGIVFGFDGDDPGIFERTLDEARRIGIDGATVSILTPFPGSPLFEELESEGRLLTHDWSYFNGKTAVTFRPRRMDPAQLWEGYRWFRRRFFSRREILRRCRRSGVSPLTSLALNWGYRRTLTSEIPGHPLPGSAPRPRGEGKTELG
- a CDS encoding ABC transporter ATP-binding protein yields the protein MSAPSINAPRRLRDDFRRYRGEFVLGFLALLTTNLLALSIPWLLEQAIDALASPEMGGTGGGAAEAGRYALFIAGVAVLMGGVRTLSRVVIFNAGRKIEFDTRNALFEHLSRLPPAHYQQMSVGDVMSRAVNDLGQVRLIFGPGILNLVNTSVAYTVGLGLMFSIDPWLTLAALAPYPLLLLVVRRFSWRLFRQSRAVQESLGTLSTFVQENLAGQQVVKAYNLQEEMKERFAGRNQHLLERSLDLAFTRGAMVPIFGLITGLETLVVLWLGGSAVIDGRITLGALVAFNGYLAHLTWPTIALGWMLSVWQRGLSAMERLNEIFTAEPTLRDRDPVALEAIEGSLEARGLSFTYPGAEGPALTGLSFRLERGHRLGIVGPTGSGKSTLVDLLPRLAEVPRGQLFVDGIDINDLPLSLLRRSVGYAPQEPFLFSDTLHANIAFARPEASREEVERAARLAAIHEDIASFPEGYETLVGERGVTLSGGQRQRVALARAILKDPAVLILDDSLSSVDADTEARILSGLEEVLAGRTSVVVSHRLVAVMECETILVLEEGRLAAVGDHATLLERSGFYAELWRRQRLESSLQALAADALGDGADVA
- a CDS encoding NUDIX hydrolase, coding for MIEGHRNPVPTVDVIIELGAERKIVLIERKNEPHGWAIPGGFVDYGERLPDAARREAKEETGLTVELECLLGVYSDPARDPRLHTVSAVYVGRAEGEPVADDDAASLALFPAEALPAQLCFDHRQILDDYLAWRERGELPRP
- a CDS encoding ABC transporter ATP-binding protein translates to MSLDSLRGLEDEPVLGKAYDARLIRRLWRYVLPYRQRFALVMLLIPVASAAQLAQPYLLKIAIDEHIAVGKLEGLGLLAGALIAALVVQLMVTFAELYQLQALGVRSTNDLRMHVFSKVQRLPQRTFHQVPLGRLMTRMTNDIENITEMFAGGVVTMIADFVTLLGIVAVMLWIDWKLALISFAVVPPLAFLVNAFRLRAREAFRLTRSLVSRINTYLQENLSGMSVVQAFVREKHNLGVFRRLNGDYRDAYFLAIRYDALLYSVVEMIGSVAVAGIVWYAAGDIASGVLTFGVLVAFVEYIQKFFIPIRDLSAKYTVMQSAMASAERVFGLLDAEVAPGGALESLPPLADALRFEGVSYSYDGRERVLRGVDLEVRKGERVALVGATGSGKSTLVRLLLRLYEPGGPLAQGTITFDGRDIRELDPRSLRSHFAVVLQDAFLFQGTLAENITLGEETFTPEEIAAAARGARVDALAARRSEGLQAAVDERGSNLSAGERQLVAFARALIRDPEILVLDEATASVDSETEALLQEAMETLLEDRTAIIIAHRLSTIERADRVVVLHQGRVVEEGPHAELLARGGYYARLYELQYGGGTETSSRTT
- a CDS encoding DUF2807 domain-containing protein — translated: MNTNPLEVAMRLLTTLLTLTALLTSGCVVLNGDGHPIEELRPLPTFTALENRSFLEVSLEKGPGGEARVRCDSNLLGHLETFVEGDTFVIQMEPGFTVGRHSGCTLEVATPRLSSVTSMGSGNVSVCGAHPDFRRAASTGSGDLEICGVEGDRIEVSSSGSGEVFIGELIAPEVVIFHSGSGGVRIEGSTDELRVDSSGSGATETFALPCRTARVQATGSGTVEVSASESVSGNLTGSGDLRVRGGATVQVGTSGSGRVIHE